The bacterium genome contains a region encoding:
- a CDS encoding YceI family protein — MRRRSHTILAAGALTIAAAATVWQITAGAGSLPATRAAAAPATPIRVSQASQQFVIDPQASAASYHVGETFFRNNQFKVAVGVTHGIQGAVYVDGAHPDQSKIGPITVNVNQLTSDSGHRDREIRGRWLESDKYPTAVFTATSIEGLPKTAAAGQTIHVRIAGNLTVHDVAKPAVFTGTLQYAGDTLTGNVESTVSMTDFGFDPPSIMMLQTENKVTLDFQFTAHPLAG; from the coding sequence ATGAGACGACGCAGTCACACCATTCTCGCCGCGGGGGCTCTCACGATCGCGGCCGCCGCGACCGTGTGGCAAATCACGGCGGGGGCCGGATCGCTTCCCGCGACGCGCGCGGCGGCCGCGCCGGCCACGCCCATCCGCGTGTCGCAGGCCTCGCAGCAGTTCGTGATCGATCCCCAGGCGTCCGCGGCATCGTATCACGTGGGCGAGACGTTCTTCCGAAACAATCAGTTCAAAGTCGCCGTCGGCGTCACGCACGGGATCCAGGGCGCGGTCTACGTCGACGGCGCCCATCCCGACCAGAGCAAGATCGGCCCGATTACGGTCAACGTGAACCAGCTCACCTCGGACAGCGGGCATCGAGACAGAGAGATCCGGGGCCGCTGGCTGGAGTCGGACAAGTACCCGACCGCGGTGTTCACGGCGACCTCGATCGAGGGGCTGCCGAAGACGGCGGCCGCCGGACAGACCATCCACGTCCGCATCGCGGGCAACCTCACAGTGCACGATGTGGCGAAGCCCGCGGTCTTTACCGGGACGCTGCAGTACGCCGGCGACACCCTCACCGGCAACGTGGAGTCGACGGTGTCGATGACCGATTTTGGCTTCGATCCGCCCAGCATCATGATGCTGCAGACGGAGAACAAGGTCACGCTCGATTTCCAGTTCACCGCGCACCCGCTCGCGGGGTAG
- a CDS encoding ferric reductase-like transmembrane domain-containing protein produces MHNWLTLIAASLSGPEPRAYWYLSRAAGLTAYGLLWLAIVLGLSLSNRLARVWPGGPTAADLHQFASLLALVFATVHGLALLGDQYIGYTFAQILVPFAGTAYRPLWVGLGQVGFYLAAVVAFSVYLRDSIGYRAWRTLHYLSFAVYILATVHALGAGTDSASPQAFFIYWAGAVVVGLLTVRRVLAGGPRSAGAHG; encoded by the coding sequence ATGCATAACTGGCTGACCCTCATCGCGGCGTCGTTGAGCGGGCCCGAGCCGCGGGCTTACTGGTATCTCAGCCGCGCCGCCGGCCTGACGGCGTACGGCCTCTTGTGGCTCGCCATCGTCCTCGGCCTGTCGCTCTCCAACCGCCTGGCGCGGGTGTGGCCGGGCGGCCCCACCGCCGCCGACCTCCACCAATTCGCGAGCCTGCTCGCGCTGGTCTTCGCGACGGTCCACGGGCTCGCGCTTCTCGGGGATCAGTACATCGGCTATACGTTCGCGCAGATTCTCGTGCCGTTTGCCGGGACCGCGTATCGGCCGCTGTGGGTCGGGCTGGGGCAGGTCGGATTTTACCTGGCCGCGGTGGTCGCCTTCAGCGTGTACCTGCGGGACTCGATCGGCTACCGCGCCTGGCGCACGCTGCACTACCTGAGCTTCGCCGTGTACATCCTGGCCACGGTGCACGCGCTCGGCGCCGGTACGGACAGCGCGTCTCCCCAGGCGTTCTTCATCTATTGGGCCGGGGCGGTCGTCGTGGGTCTGCTGACCGTCCGGCGCGTCCTCGCCGGCGGGCCGCGGTCCGCCGGGGCGCATGGGTAA
- a CDS encoding response regulator transcription factor, with protein MGNGGGTRTKVLVIEDDEGIAEPLIFGLRDEGFEVHHASGGRAGLQLARETHPDVVLLDVMLPDVDGFTVCRTLRKESSVPILMLTARGQELEKVMGLEVGADDYVVKPFSFRELVSRLRAILRRRALDRGEAPPADRLSAGPIVLERTARRVWRSGRPVELRPREFDLLRILVEHAGRALTREELLTQVWGAEWVGDPRTLDVHIHWLREKLDDPAEPTLIETVRGHGYRLVDRPPPAPDGP; from the coding sequence ATGGGTAACGGCGGTGGTACCCGGACAAAGGTGCTCGTCATCGAAGACGACGAGGGCATTGCGGAACCGCTGATCTTCGGCCTGCGCGATGAGGGCTTCGAGGTGCATCACGCGTCGGGCGGCCGCGCGGGCCTCCAGCTGGCGCGCGAGACGCACCCCGACGTGGTGCTGCTCGACGTGATGCTGCCGGACGTCGACGGGTTCACCGTGTGCCGGACGCTGCGCAAGGAATCCTCGGTGCCGATTTTGATGCTGACGGCGCGCGGTCAGGAACTGGAGAAGGTGATGGGGCTCGAAGTCGGGGCGGACGACTACGTGGTGAAGCCGTTCAGTTTTCGCGAGCTCGTGTCGCGCCTCCGCGCGATTCTGCGGCGCCGTGCGCTGGACCGCGGCGAGGCTCCGCCGGCGGACCGCCTCAGCGCCGGACCGATCGTCCTCGAGCGCACGGCCCGCCGCGTGTGGCGGAGCGGCCGCCCGGTCGAGCTGCGGCCGCGCGAGTTCGACCTCCTGCGGATCCTTGTCGAGCACGCCGGTCGGGCGTTGACGCGCGAGGAACTGCTGACGCAGGTGTGGGGCGCCGAATGGGTGGGCGACCCGCGAACGCTGGACGTCCATATCCACTGGCTGCGGGAGAAACTGGACGACCCGGCGGAGCCCACGCTGATCGAGACGGTGCGCGGTCACGGGTACCGGCTCGTGGACCGGCCTCCGCCCGCCCCCGATGGCCCGTAG
- the ssb gene encoding single-stranded DNA-binding protein, producing MLNRIELIGRLTRDPELRYVANGHAMAQFTVAVNRDFKNAAGEREADFIRCVTWRKLAEQVGQYCGKGRLVAVEGRLQTRNYEQPDGSRRTLTEVIGDRVWFLDSRRAEGDGNGQQTEGDAQESQPELIGDPEEGALETVVDT from the coding sequence ATGCTCAACCGCATCGAACTGATCGGCCGCCTGACCAGGGATCCGGAACTCCGGTACGTGGCCAACGGACACGCGATGGCGCAGTTCACGGTCGCGGTCAACCGCGACTTCAAGAACGCCGCGGGCGAGCGCGAGGCCGACTTCATCCGCTGCGTCACTTGGCGCAAGCTGGCCGAACAGGTCGGCCAGTACTGCGGCAAAGGCCGTCTCGTCGCGGTGGAGGGGCGGCTGCAGACGCGCAATTACGAGCAGCCCGACGGCTCGCGACGTACCCTGACCGAGGTCATCGGCGACCGGGTCTGGTTCCTCGACAGCCGCCGCGCCGAGGGCGACGGCAACGGCCAGCAGACGGAAGGCGACGCGCAGGAATCGCAGCCGGAACTGATCGGCGATCCAGAGGAGGGGGCCCTCGAGACCGTCGTGGACACGTAG
- a CDS encoding heavy metal translocating P-type ATPase, which yields MVTRSLAPGRPGSVRAPSQPTPPGEASPPGQLLPAAQPLLCLASLLAGWLVGGTASQWGGPLYVIAYLAGGTGSAVTAWTALRRGRIDVNVLMLVAAAGAASLGAWAEGGVLLFLFSSSNAMEFYTLGRTRRAIRALVALRPAVALVRRDGETAVVPADTLRIGDVVLVRPAERLAADGVVTLGESSIDQAPITGESMPVDVARGSVVFAGTINQRGGLEVRVTKNPQDTTLARIIALVEEAQAAQVPAQRLIDRFGQIYAVVIIAGSAVAYGVMVAAGIGGGTALYRAITLLVVASPCAIVISTPAAILSAIANAARRGILFKGGAFLEALARVDTVVFDKTGTLTVGRPAVTNVVAIQGDERGVLATAAGLEQRSEHALADAVIGACSDRDIAIAPADSFESVTGRGVRGRLAGAVVRVGSEAFMREEGVAIPERLRPTVTRLQMEGKTLIYVATGRLDGVIAVADVPRPQAAAALRSLRALGITRLVMLTGDNAQAAAAVAGRLGITDVRAELLPDQKAEAVRLLETAGQVAVVGDGVNDAPALAAAHVGIAMGAAGTDAALETADVVLMGDDLTRLPYAIGLSRRTRRVVAQNLTLASLVIAGLIALTLGFGLRLAFGVVGHEGSTVVVVLNGIRLLVYRPRPA from the coding sequence ATGGTGACACGGTCTCTTGCGCCGGGGCGGCCGGGTTCTGTCCGCGCGCCGTCGCAGCCAACGCCTCCGGGTGAGGCGTCGCCGCCCGGGCAACTCTTGCCCGCGGCGCAGCCGCTGCTCTGCCTGGCGAGCCTCCTGGCCGGCTGGCTGGTGGGCGGCACGGCGTCCCAGTGGGGCGGCCCGCTCTATGTCATCGCGTATCTCGCCGGCGGAACGGGCAGCGCCGTCACCGCGTGGACGGCGCTGCGCCGCGGCCGGATCGACGTCAATGTCTTGATGCTGGTCGCGGCCGCGGGGGCGGCCTCGCTCGGCGCCTGGGCCGAAGGCGGCGTACTGCTCTTCCTTTTTTCCTCGAGCAACGCCATGGAGTTCTACACGCTGGGACGCACGCGGCGGGCCATCCGAGCCCTCGTCGCTCTCCGGCCGGCGGTCGCGCTGGTGCGCCGTGACGGCGAGACGGCCGTCGTGCCGGCCGACACGCTCCGCATCGGCGACGTCGTGCTGGTCCGCCCGGCGGAACGGCTCGCGGCCGACGGCGTCGTAACGCTCGGGGAGTCGAGCATCGACCAGGCGCCGATCACCGGGGAGTCCATGCCGGTCGACGTCGCGCGGGGATCCGTCGTGTTTGCCGGCACGATCAACCAGCGCGGCGGTCTCGAGGTTCGCGTGACCAAGAACCCGCAGGACACGACCCTGGCCCGGATCATCGCGCTCGTCGAAGAGGCGCAGGCGGCCCAGGTGCCGGCGCAGCGGTTGATCGACCGGTTCGGGCAGATCTACGCGGTGGTGATCATCGCAGGGTCGGCCGTCGCCTACGGCGTCATGGTGGCCGCGGGCATCGGCGGCGGCACCGCGCTCTATCGGGCGATCACGCTGCTGGTGGTCGCGTCTCCCTGCGCCATCGTCATCTCGACGCCGGCCGCGATCCTGTCGGCGATCGCCAACGCCGCGCGGCGCGGCATTTTGTTCAAGGGCGGCGCGTTTCTGGAGGCTCTCGCCCGCGTGGACACCGTCGTCTTCGACAAGACCGGTACGTTGACGGTCGGGCGTCCGGCGGTGACCAATGTTGTGGCGATCCAGGGGGACGAGCGCGGGGTCCTGGCGACAGCGGCCGGCCTGGAGCAGCGCTCCGAGCATGCGCTGGCCGATGCGGTCATCGGCGCCTGCAGCGACCGGGACATCGCGATCGCGCCCGCGGACTCTTTTGAAAGTGTGACCGGCCGGGGCGTGCGCGGCCGGCTCGCCGGCGCCGTCGTGCGCGTGGGCAGCGAGGCCTTCATGCGCGAGGAAGGGGTGGCGATCCCCGAACGCCTTCGCCCTACCGTGACGCGCCTTCAGATGGAGGGCAAGACACTGATCTACGTGGCGACCGGCCGCCTGGACGGCGTGATCGCCGTCGCCGATGTCCCGCGGCCGCAGGCCGCGGCGGCGCTGCGGTCACTTCGGGCGCTCGGCATCACGCGGCTGGTGATGCTCACCGGCGATAACGCGCAGGCGGCCGCGGCCGTGGCCGGACGTCTCGGCATCACGGACGTGCGCGCCGAGCTGCTGCCGGACCAAAAGGCCGAGGCGGTCCGCCTGCTCGAAACGGCGGGGCAGGTCGCCGTCGTGGGCGACGGGGTCAACGACGCGCCCGCGCTCGCCGCCGCACACGTCGGCATCGCCATGGGGGCCGCCGGCACCGACGCGGCCCTCGAGACCGCCGACGTCGTGTTGATGGGGGACGACCTCACGCGGCTGCCGTACGCCATCGGCCTCAGCCGGCGGACGCGCCGCGTGGTGGCGCAGAACCTGACGCTGGCGTCGCTTGTCATCGCGGGACTGATCGCGCTCACGCTGGGATTCGGTCTGCGGCTGGCCTTCGGGGTCGTGGGCCATGAAGGCAGCACCGTCGTGGTCGTCCTGAACGGCATCCGGCTGCTGGTCTACCGGCCGCGGCCGGCCTAG
- a CDS encoding FAD:protein FMN transferase — MTCVATSPSAELRRAAFRAMGSEMTLLTAAGRPDAAARLTAVHSMIDGFEERLSRFRESSELCRLNAQPGRPVPVSDELWDVLTHAIDGARRTNGLYDPTILEALERAGYDRPFDAVRDRGDLPAPVAHRAAWQDIGLDSAARTVTLPPGVRLDFGGIGKAWAADRAAAVLSSVGPCLVDAGGDISVRGVPAGWRGWPVGVTDPRNPAETLTVIAAADCGVATSGIDVRHWRRGGQMCHHIIDPRSGKPAETDLLSVTVVASDAKEANLYAVATMILGSDAGMRYLAAQRGVDALAVRQDGGLRCTEGFWAYVWSEPRPERRADA; from the coding sequence ATGACGTGCGTCGCGACGTCACCGTCCGCGGAGCTCCGGCGCGCCGCGTTCCGGGCGATGGGAAGCGAGATGACGCTTCTTACCGCCGCCGGCCGCCCGGATGCGGCGGCCCGTTTGACCGCCGTGCATTCCATGATCGACGGGTTCGAGGAGCGTCTCAGCCGCTTCCGCGAGTCCAGCGAACTGTGCCGGCTCAACGCACAGCCGGGCCGGCCGGTGCCGGTCAGCGACGAGCTGTGGGACGTGCTGACCCACGCGATCGACGGAGCGCGGCGCACGAACGGCCTCTACGATCCGACGATCCTCGAGGCTCTCGAACGCGCGGGCTACGATCGGCCGTTTGACGCGGTTCGAGACCGCGGCGACCTGCCGGCGCCGGTCGCGCACCGCGCGGCGTGGCAGGACATCGGGCTGGATTCCGCCGCCCGCACGGTCACGCTGCCGCCGGGAGTGCGCCTCGACTTCGGGGGCATCGGCAAGGCCTGGGCCGCCGACCGGGCGGCCGCCGTGCTATCGTCCGTTGGGCCCTGCCTCGTCGACGCAGGTGGGGATATTTCGGTGCGGGGGGTGCCGGCCGGCTGGCGCGGGTGGCCGGTGGGCGTCACCGATCCCCGCAACCCCGCCGAGACCCTCACGGTAATCGCCGCGGCGGATTGCGGCGTGGCGACGTCCGGGATCGATGTCCGGCATTGGCGCCGCGGCGGCCAAATGTGCCATCATATCATTGATCCGCGAAGCGGAAAGCCGGCCGAGACGGATCTTTTGTCTGTCACAGTCGTCGCGTCGGATGCGAAGGAGGCCAATCTGTACGCCGTCGCAACGATGATCCTCGGTTCGGACGCCGGCATGCGGTATCTTGCCGCGCAGCGCGGGGTCGACGCCCTGGCCGTCCGGCAGGACGGCGGGCTGCGCTGCACCGAGGGATTTTGGGCCTACGTGTGGTCCGAGCCGCGCCCGGAAAGGCGCGCCGATGCATAA